In Arachis hypogaea cultivar Tifrunner chromosome 17, arahy.Tifrunner.gnm2.J5K5, whole genome shotgun sequence, a single window of DNA contains:
- the LOC112767136 gene encoding probable O-methyltransferase 3: MEFQREMQAAKLLKAHSHIWNHIFNFINSMSLKCAVELGIPDAIHNYGQPMPLSQLIASLPIHPSKSSSIQRLMRILIHSGIFATKNVANDDHCEVGYVLTDSSMLLLKDNPLSVTPFLLAMLDPIFTKPWHKLSTWFQSNNKSTPFETEHEETLWGYASHDPKLNEIFNDAMASDARFVSKLLVDDKCKGVFEGLESLVDVGGGTGTVAKAIAKSFPQLDCTVFDLPHVAADLEGSDNLKYIGGDMFEAVPSSDAILLKSILHDWNDEECLHILKNCKEAIMSKGKGGKVIVIDMVIMEDEKKGNDVDKSVETQLFFDMLMMVLVTGKERNEKEWAELIFSAGFNNYKITPILGLRSLIEIYP, encoded by the exons ATGGAATTCCAAAGGGAAATGCAGGCAGCAAAACTGCTAAAAGCTCATAGCCACATATGGAATCATATATTCAATTTCATAAACTCTATGTCTCTTAAATGTGCTGTTGAATTAGGCATACCTGATGCCATTCACAATTATGGCCAACCCATGCCACTCTCACAACTCATTGCTTCACTACCAATCCACCCATCAAAATCCTCTTCAATCCAACGCTTGATGAGAATCTTGATCCATTCCGGAATCTTCGCCACGAAGAATGTAGCCAACGATGACCACTGCGAAGTTGGGTATGTGTTAACTGATTCATCCATGCTTCTGCTTAAGGACAATCCCTTAAGTGTGACACCCTTCTTACTTGCCATGCTTGATCCAATATTTACAAAACCATGGCATAAATTGTCCACATGGTTCCAAAGTAATAACAAGTCCACACCGTTTGAAACAGAACATGAGGAAACGCTTTGGGGTTATGCTTCCCATGATCCTAAACTTAATGAAATTTTCAATGATGCCATGGCAAGTGATGCTCGATTTGTTAGCAAGTTGTTAGTTGATGACAAGTGCAAGGGTGTGTTTGAGGGTTTGGAATCGTTGGTTGATGTTGGTGGAGGCACTGGAACTGTTGCCAAGGCCATTGCCAAGTCATTCCCACAGTTGGATTGCACTGTCTTTGACCTTCCACATGTTGCTGCTGACTTGGAAGGAAGTGACAACCTTAAATATATTGGAGGGGACATGTTTGAGGCTGTTCCTTCCTCTGATGCCATCTTGTTGAAG TCGATTTTGCATGACTGGAATGACGAAGAATGTTTACACATATTGAAAAATTGCAAGGAAGCAATCATGAGCAAAGGCAAAGGAGGGAAGGTTATTGTCATAGACATGGTAAtaatggaagatgagaaaaaaggTAATGATGTTGATAAGTCTGTGGAAACACAACTCTTCTTTGACATGCTGATGATGGTGTTGGTCACAGGAAAAGAGAGAAATGAGAAAGAGTGGGCCGAACTAATATTTTCTGCTGGATTTAATAACTACAAAATAACTCCAATCTTAGGATTAAGGTCCCTCATTGAGATATATCCATAG